The sequence GGTCGCGCTGGCCAGGGCCATGGTTGCCCAGGCCCGCGCGACCAGCCCGGCCGGTGTGCCCGACGACGGCGAGACCGCCGCGACCGTGGCTGCCCTGCTCACGGCCGAACCGCGGAATGAGGCCCAGATCCTCGCGATCGTCACCGTCATCGTCCGCGACAGCCTGGCCGACCCGTTCCGCGAGACCACCGCGAACCGCTGGCGGTCGCTGCTGCCGAGCTGGGTGCAGCCGCAACTGATCGGCTCGACCGTAAACCGTCTTCGCGCCGCCGGGCTGCTGGTCCACACCGGCCGCTACGTGCGCTCGACCGACTCGACAGGCCGCAACGTCGGCAAACTCCAAGCCGTCTACGCCTTCGACTCCGAAGCCCTGCGCGACCACGAGCCACAGGCGCAGGCCACCGCGTCCTGACCAACCCGCTTCACACCGCCACGCGAACGCGTGGCGGTGTTCACCGTGCCCATTTTTGTCCTGTAGGGGGGTTTCTTCATGGCGCGTGATCACGCACGCCTCGATCTGAACATCTGGGACAAGGACGACTTCCGCGCGCTCTCGCGCGAAGCGAAACTCTTGTATATCCAGCTTTTCTCACAGCGGAAGCTCTCTTACGCCGGGGTACTCGACCTGGCGGTGAAGCGCTGGAACCGGCCGCACGCAGACCTGGACCTGACGGAGATGCGCGCGGCGCTCTCCGAGCTGGACGCCGCCCGGTTCGTAGTGATCGACCAGGACACCGAAGAACTCCTCGTCAGGTCGTTCATCCGCAGCGACGAGCTGTACAAGCAGCCGAACATGCTGCGTGGCGCGCTGCGCGTCGCGTTCGACATTGAGTCCCCGATCCTGCGGGCCGCACTCGCCGCCGAACTGCGGCGTCTGCCCGCGCACGTGACCGGCCCAGCCCCGGCGATCGCGGCGAACGAACTGGAGGCCGGAGCGCCTGAGCTACCACCGGTCGTCAAGGCCGCCATGACGGTCCGCCCGTCCGGCCGACCCTCGCCGGCGGGCCGACCCCCACGCCAGGACGGAGCGTCCGAACCGGACTCCGGCGGGGCGATCACACCTGGCATCGACCAGCCCGCGCCCAGCTCACGGGGTTCAGCGAACCCTTCCGCGACCCCTTCGCTGAACCCTTCGGCGAAGGACCTGGGAGAAGGGAGTAGGGAGCGGGAGACTGGAGAACCTTCTTTCGCTTCTCGTAGTGAGAAAGCGGGGTTACCCGCGCGTGACGCGCACGACACCCGCGCCACGCGCGTACCAGCCGCCACGTCATCGGCGCAAGAGGACAGTCCCGGCGATTCCGCGGGCGCTGCCCCGCCGGGCTCGGTGCGTCGGCGTCGACGGGCCGAGGCTGAACGGCTGGTGGACTTCTACGGCTCGCCGGTGCCCGCGCCTGTCCGGGCGCAGCTCGTCGCGCAGGTCATCCCGTTGCTGCGCGAAGGCATCGGCAGCAACACCATCGGCGCGGGTCTGGCCGCGTGGTCGAGCAAGGCGCTACCGCCGACCTTCCTGCCGATGCTCGTCGGGGAGCGGATGCGTGCGGCCCGCATCGCGACCGATCCGAAAAAACGCGCTTGGGACGCGGAGATGGTGGACCGGTTCGAGAGCCTGCGCTCAGCCGCGATCGCCGAAGACGAACAACACGGGGTCGGCCTGCTCGTGCGGCAGGCGCAGCCGCAGCACGCGGACGCCGACCAGCTGACCGCGATCCTCGACGCCGCACTCGACCAGGCGACCGCATGAGCACGCTGCACGCGGTGATGAACCGCAGCGACGTGCGCGGCCTGCTGATCCGGCACACCGGCGCACACGCGTCAGAGGACGTCGTCTCGGCTTGGGAGTCCGGCCTCGCCGGCTACAGCCTCGCCGAGTGCCATCGCGCCTTCGTCGCACTCGGCCCGGCCGCGCGGCGGGCGACACCATCCGAGATCGCAGGTCGTTGCGACGCGGCCCGCGACCGCGACACGGGCGAACCCACGCCGGTTCAGTCCGCGGCTTCACCACGCGCGACCAGCCGCGACTACTACCGGCAAGCCGGGATGCTCGGAATCCGGGCGGTGTACGCGGCGATGGGCTGGAAACGCAACCCGGACCACGACCTCGCCCGCTCCGTGGCCTGCCCGTTCTGCAAGGCACGAGCCTGGGCGGTGTGCGGGCCGCTCTCGCGCAACCGAGCAGGCGTCCGGGAGATGCGCGACCCCGTGCACCGGATGCACCCCTCCCGCCTCCGCCGCGCCCAAACCGAACTCGAGCGCGCCAACGCCACACCCGAACAGGAGACCACCCGATGACCAGCACCCTCACCCCTCACACGGCCGAGGAACATCAAACCGACCCGCTGGCCGCTCGGCTGGCCTTCGACGCCGCGATCGATCAACTCATCCAGCCGAACATGCACACCCTGCTCCGCGACTCCGGAGCCGTGGAACGCGCTCTCGCACCGTGCCTAATCGACCAGCTGGTGACCGCGACCCAGCCGGGCACCGAACGCACAGGCGGCTCCGCGCGAGGATCACGGCCACCCGCCTCCCTGAACGCGCTCGCGCTGGTCGCCGAGATCAGCCAGACCCTCCGGGGAGCCCTGGCAGCTCTGGGACACGACCTCTTCGGAACCGGCGCGCGACCGTCCCTCACCGGACAGCTGAGGTTGTGGGCCTCGCACGCGGGGGCCTGGCAACTGGAGGACGTCGATTACCTCGCCTACGCGGCCCAGGAGGCAGAGCGGTGGGTGGCCGCTGGCCGATCGGTGCTCAATCCCGCCCCGGCCTACCGGCTGCGCGGGCACGCGTGCCCCACCTGCCGACACACAACGGTTCTCGTGTGGTCTGACACCGAGCAGGAATGGCTGCGCCGCCCAGCGCTCTCTGTGGACACTGACCGCGTGGAAACGGTGTGCGCGGCCTGCGATTCGCGGTGGGGCCTGGAACATTGGGCCCAGCTCGGTCAGGTGCTGGACAGCCAGCGGGCGGAAACCCTTGCCCTGGACTGTGAATAGCCTTGACACGATGATCACGAACCAGCGATACTGACAGGGCTTGGCGGAGCTATACCCACCAAGTAGTCAAGATTTCCTTGAAGGCCCCGCGCTCCCTCCCCCTCCGGCGCGGGGCCTTCGTCATGTGCGGACAGCGGCCACCGGACGCTGGCCCCGGCACCCCTCACTGAGCAGGCCGCACGCGGTGAGCCGCTGTCCGCACACCCCCAAATCTCCGGCCGTTCCCACCCTGGAGAGGCCCGCAGGCCCCGAAGAACCCCACAGGGACCGGACACCGACAGACCCCCGGATTTGGCTGGTGAGCATGGCTGCTTGCCCTCAATCCACCGGCCGTTTCAGGCCCTGAGAGGCCCGTAGAGCCCCGGAAAAGCCCCAGGGGGACCGGACAAAGTCCGGTCCCCCTGGGGTGGCTGGTTGCCGTCGAGACGGCTACGGCTGCATGGTCACTTCTCCAGCTTCCGCAGTGCTTCCGCCGCAATGCTGGCCGACCGGCCGAACAAGGCTTGCTCGGCACGGCGGGCAAGCTCGGCGTCCTTGTCATCATCCTTGATCGGCACGTGCGGCATGTGCTCGGCGACGGTCTGGATTGCCTGCCACGCGGCCCATCGAGTCCTGCCGATTCCGGCGAACATGTCGTAGTCGCCGAAGAACAGCATCTCCAGCATCGACTTACGGACCTTGTGCTGTTCCTTCAACCAGGTGTTCGCCGTGTCCGACGGCGGCTTCCACAACTCGTTGCACAGTTCCCCGAAGGCGGTCAGCGTCATTTTCGCGGCCAGCAGCTTGCCCGCGCGCTCCGTGACCTCTTCCACGGCGGCCTGTGCCGCCGCGATCGCCTGACTGCCCTCAGACAGCCGCGAACTCGGATTCGACACCGCATCCAGGCTCTGCGGCGCCAAGCCGAAATGCTGCACCGTTGCCGACGCCGGACGTACCGGCGAGAACAGCACCTGCGACGGCTTGCCCGGCAGGAGCGAGCACACCACCACCACGCGCATCTCCAGTTCGTCGACCTTGCCGACCTTGATTGGGTCGGCCTGCCGGATCGACACGAACCCAGCCGTGTTGCTCCACAATGGACCAGCGGCACCGTACTTCGCGTTCAGCTGCTTGGCCATGTCGGTGAGCATCTGCGCGCGGTCCTCGATCGCGGCGGGCGTGAACTGCCGAGCCGAACCCCCGATCGCCTCGCGCCTACCTGTGCTCGGATTGGTGCGCACCAGCGCGTAGTAGCCCGGAATCTCCATCGGCTCGGTCGTGTCGTTCTCATCGACCTTGCCGTCGAACTCCTCGCCCGGCTCGGCCTCACCCAGGAAACAGTCCGCCTTGTGTTTCACGCCTATCGCCTTGCCGCACTCGACGCACGCACCAGTCGGCACGAACGCGAACGCAGGCTCCGGGCGGACATCCCAGTCCTTCAAACCCGCCTTCGTGACCAACTCGGCCGCCGTGCGCGACCCATTGACCTGGGTAGCCAGGGTGCACCAAGCATCGCGCACCTTCGGCAGCGCCGGAGCAGGGGTGACCGACTCCGAAGCCGTCTTGCCCGAAGCCTTCCCCGTAGCCGGAGTCTTACTGACCGTAGCCGGAGCCTTGGAGGCCGTCCCGGACTTTCTGGGCCGATTGGTGGCAGCCTTCCCATCCGCAGGGGCCTTGCCAGCCGCAGGAGGCTTACCAGGGGCCGCAGTGGCCTGCTTGGGGGCAGGCTTCACAGGGTTAGACATAGTGTTGTGATCCTTTCGGTTGGGTCCGCCCCCGGTGTTGCTGCACCAAGGCCGGATCCATGTCTGGAACCTCCCGATAGTGTATAGACCCTGAACACTAGTCAATAGGCTGAAAGAGTGAAACCCGCAGGTCAGGGGCCTACGGTGCCGTCGATCGCTTACGCGGCGCGGACCGGTCTGGCTGCACTCCCGCCTCATTTAGAACGCCAGCGAGTTTGGCCCTGGACCACCCGGCGGCCTGCATGAGGTCCTTACTCAAAAGGCCCTCGCGGCGAGCGTCGGCGACGAGTTCGCGCAGCGCTTTCTCGGCCGCCGCCCGCTTCTTGTCCAGCCTGTCCACCACGCCAGCCTGGGCGGTGATGGCGGCGAGTCGCTGAGCGTCGGTCAGCTCCTTGCTAGGTCTTGACACGGGCACCTCCTGCCGGGATCGCGAACGCGGGCCGGGGACAGTTTCCCCGGCCCGCGCCCATAAGTGTTAGTCGGTCACCTCTGCCCACAGTGGCGCGAACCTCGGGTGATCCTTGATCGGTTGCACCAACTCATACCACCTCGTGATCACCCCGCGCCCCTTCTCGGTGATCACGTGGACCTTCTCATCCTCGTCGTAGTGCACGAAATCCGATAGAACGGCCTGCCACAACGGTGGGGCGAGCTCTGGCGCGTTGAACTTCGGTGTACCGCCGTAGCCCGTG comes from Amycolatopsis lurida and encodes:
- a CDS encoding zinc finger domain-containing protein: MSTLHAVMNRSDVRGLLIRHTGAHASEDVVSAWESGLAGYSLAECHRAFVALGPAARRATPSEIAGRCDAARDRDTGEPTPVQSAASPRATSRDYYRQAGMLGIRAVYAAMGWKRNPDHDLARSVACPFCKARAWAVCGPLSRNRAGVREMRDPVHRMHPSRLRRAQTELERANATPEQETTR
- a CDS encoding DUF7341 domain-containing protein, whose protein sequence is MTSTLTPHTAEEHQTDPLAARLAFDAAIDQLIQPNMHTLLRDSGAVERALAPCLIDQLVTATQPGTERTGGSARGSRPPASLNALALVAEISQTLRGALAALGHDLFGTGARPSLTGQLRLWASHAGAWQLEDVDYLAYAAQEAERWVAAGRSVLNPAPAYRLRGHACPTCRHTTVLVWSDTEQEWLRRPALSVDTDRVETVCAACDSRWGLEHWAQLGQVLDSQRAETLALDCE
- a CDS encoding DUF932 domain-containing protein, whose product is MRDAWCTLATQVNGSRTAAELVTKAGLKDWDVRPEPAFAFVPTGACVECGKAIGVKHKADCFLGEAEPGEEFDGKVDENDTTEPMEIPGYYALVRTNPSTGRREAIGGSARQFTPAAIEDRAQMLTDMAKQLNAKYGAAGPLWSNTAGFVSIRQADPIKVGKVDELEMRVVVVCSLLPGKPSQVLFSPVRPASATVQHFGLAPQSLDAVSNPSSRLSEGSQAIAAAQAAVEEVTERAGKLLAAKMTLTAFGELCNELWKPPSDTANTWLKEQHKVRKSMLEMLFFGDYDMFAGIGRTRWAAWQAIQTVAEHMPHVPIKDDDKDAELARRAEQALFGRSASIAAEALRKLEK